In Streptomyces hawaiiensis, one genomic interval encodes:
- a CDS encoding alpha-ketoglutarate-dependent dioxygenase AlkB family protein, with product MDAELFPRPPAQVAPGAVHLPDWLDEDRQRALLDACREWARPPAGLRTVRTPGGGTMTARQVCLGWHWYPYAYARTVVDGDGAPVKPFPRWLGELGRRAVRDTLAEPAPDYDIALINFYDADARMGMHRDSDEKSDAPVVSLSLGETCVFRFGTTETRTRPYTDVELRSGDLFVFGGPSRLAYHGVPRVHAGTAPPGLGLAGRLNITLRVSGL from the coding sequence ATGGACGCCGAGCTGTTCCCCAGACCCCCTGCGCAGGTCGCGCCCGGCGCCGTGCACCTGCCCGACTGGCTGGACGAGGACCGCCAGAGGGCACTGCTCGACGCCTGCCGCGAGTGGGCCCGCCCGCCCGCAGGCCTGCGCACGGTCCGCACCCCGGGCGGCGGCACCATGACCGCCCGGCAGGTCTGCCTCGGCTGGCACTGGTACCCGTACGCCTACGCCCGCACCGTCGTCGACGGGGACGGCGCCCCGGTGAAGCCCTTCCCGCGATGGCTCGGCGAACTGGGCCGCCGGGCGGTCCGCGACACCCTCGCAGAGCCGGCGCCGGACTACGACATCGCGCTGATCAACTTCTACGACGCCGACGCCCGCATGGGCATGCACCGCGACAGCGACGAGAAGTCCGACGCGCCGGTGGTGTCGCTGAGCCTCGGCGAGACCTGCGTCTTCCGCTTCGGCACCACCGAGACGCGCACCCGGCCCTACACCGACGTCGAGCTGCGCAGCGGCGACCTGTTCGTCTTCGGCGGCCCGTCCCGCCTGGCGTACCACGGCGTCCCCCGGGTCCACGCGGGCACGGCACCGCCCGGGCTGGGGCTGGCGGGCCGACTCAACATCACGCTCCGGGTCAGCGGCCTGTAG
- a CDS encoding methyltransferase, with protein MTTPWGEPALTRFPEDPHDRLRAWDASDEYLLRHLAQERVPLDGTVVVVGDRWGALVTVLAAHRPVQITDSHLAQEATRANLARAGAEPGAVRLLTTQDPPPERIDVLLVRVPKSLALLEDQLLRLAPAVHAGTVVVGTGMVKEIHTSTLQLFERILGPTRTSLAEKKARLIFCTPHPALERPANPWPYVYTLPDGIGPAARGTVVNHAGVFCADRLDIGTRFFLRHLPEGRGGRVVDLGCGNGVVGTSVALADPDAEVLFVDESFQAVASAEATYKANGVPGHAEFRVADGLAGVPSGSVDLVLNNPPFHSHQAMTDATAWRMFTGARRTLRPGGELWVVGNRHLGYHVKLRKLFGNSRLVASDPKFVVLKAVKR; from the coding sequence ATGACGACGCCGTGGGGCGAGCCGGCGCTGACCCGTTTCCCCGAGGACCCGCACGACAGGCTGCGCGCCTGGGACGCCTCGGACGAGTACCTGCTGAGGCATCTGGCCCAGGAGCGGGTGCCGCTGGACGGCACGGTGGTTGTGGTCGGGGACCGCTGGGGCGCACTGGTCACGGTGCTCGCGGCGCACCGGCCGGTGCAGATCACCGACTCCCACCTCGCGCAGGAGGCGACCCGTGCCAACCTCGCGCGGGCCGGTGCCGAGCCGGGCGCGGTGCGGTTGCTCACCACGCAGGATCCGCCGCCGGAGCGGATCGACGTGCTGCTCGTGCGGGTGCCGAAGAGCCTGGCGCTGCTGGAGGACCAGTTGCTGCGGCTGGCCCCGGCCGTGCACGCCGGGACGGTCGTCGTCGGTACGGGCATGGTGAAGGAGATCCACACCTCGACGCTCCAGCTGTTCGAGCGGATCCTCGGCCCGACCCGCACCTCGCTCGCCGAGAAGAAGGCCCGGTTGATCTTCTGCACGCCGCATCCCGCGCTGGAGCGGCCCGCCAACCCGTGGCCGTACGTCTACACGCTGCCGGACGGCATCGGCCCCGCCGCGCGAGGCACCGTCGTCAACCACGCGGGGGTCTTCTGCGCCGACCGGCTCGACATCGGAACGCGGTTCTTCCTCCGGCATCTGCCGGAGGGGCGGGGCGGCCGGGTGGTGGATCTGGGGTGCGGCAACGGCGTGGTGGGTACGTCGGTGGCGCTGGCCGACCCGGACGCCGAGGTGCTGTTCGTGGACGAGTCGTTCCAGGCGGTGGCCTCGGCGGAGGCGACGTACAAGGCCAACGGCGTGCCGGGCCATGCCGAGTTCCGGGTCGCGGACGGGCTGGCGGGGGTGCCGTCCGGCAGTGTCGATCTGGTGCTCAACAACCCGCCGTTCCACTCCCATCAGGCGATGACGGACGCCACGGCCTGGCGGATGTTCACCGGGGCGCGGCGCACGCTGCGGCCGGGCGGGGAGCTGTGGGTGGTCGGCAACCGGCACCTGGGCTACCACGTCAAGCTGCGCAAGCTGTTCGGCAACAGCCGGCTCGTCGCGAGCGATCCGAAGTTTGTGGTGCTGAAGGCCGTCAAGCGGTAG
- a CDS encoding class II fructose-bisphosphate aldolase produces MPLTTTGDLVTRAATARSAVASFNVITLEHVEAVVAGAESVGAPVVLQVSENAVKFRAGQLLPLARAAVAVAERAAVPVALHLDHVQSDTLLHQAADAGFSSVMYDAARRPYAENLAATRAAVDRAHAQGLWIEAELGQIGGKNGRPPLDAHAPGARTDPDEARSFVADSGVDALAVAIGSSHAMTTRTAALDHALLKRLSAALDVPLVLHGSSGVPDDELKAAVAGGITKINIGTALNIALTGAVRDFLTEHPEAVDPRSYLTLAREAMTRTVARTLQTLGSATA; encoded by the coding sequence GTGCCCCTCACCACCACCGGCGACCTCGTCACCCGCGCCGCCACGGCCCGCTCGGCCGTCGCCTCCTTCAACGTCATCACCCTGGAGCACGTCGAGGCCGTCGTCGCGGGCGCCGAGTCGGTCGGCGCCCCCGTCGTCCTCCAGGTCAGCGAGAACGCGGTGAAGTTCCGTGCCGGACAGCTGCTCCCGCTCGCCCGCGCGGCCGTCGCCGTGGCCGAACGGGCCGCCGTACCGGTCGCGTTGCACCTCGACCACGTGCAGAGTGACACCCTGCTGCACCAGGCCGCGGACGCCGGCTTCAGCTCCGTGATGTACGACGCGGCCCGGCGGCCCTACGCGGAGAACCTCGCCGCGACCCGGGCGGCGGTCGACCGGGCACACGCCCAAGGGCTGTGGATCGAGGCCGAGTTGGGCCAGATCGGCGGCAAGAACGGCCGACCGCCGCTGGACGCGCACGCCCCCGGCGCCCGCACCGACCCCGACGAGGCGCGGTCCTTCGTCGCCGACTCGGGCGTGGACGCCCTGGCCGTCGCCATCGGCAGCTCCCACGCCATGACCACGCGCACGGCGGCCCTCGACCACGCCCTGCTCAAACGCCTGTCGGCCGCACTGGACGTCCCGCTCGTCCTGCACGGCTCCTCCGGCGTCCCGGACGACGAACTCAAGGCGGCCGTCGCCGGAGGCATCACCAAAATCAACATCGGCACGGCCCTGAACATCGCGTTGACCGGAGCGGTCCGGGACTTCCTCACCGAACACCCCGAGGCCGTCGACCCGCGCAGCTACCTGACCCTCGCCCGGGAGGCGATGACCCGAACGGTCGCCAGGACCCTCCAGACCCTGGGCTCCGCTACCGCTTGA
- a CDS encoding SIS domain-containing protein — translation MSHVEDELTSQPECWARAAAQAPRFAKALPAPGERVAIVGCGTSYFMAQAAAALREGAGRGESDAFAASEFPHGRRYDRVVALTRSGTTTEVLDLLSRLKGRTRTTAITADPDTPVMTAADELAVLDFADERSVVQTRFATTALTLLRAHLGLHPEAAVTDARTALTEPLPEGLVECGQFTFLGRGWTVGLANEAGLKMREAALAWAEAYPAMEYRHGPISVSTRSTATWMLCEAPDGLAGQVRGTGALWIAGRLDPLAELVRVHRLAVAVAASRGLDPDRPRHLTRSVILPADQH, via the coding sequence ATGTCGCATGTCGAGGACGAGCTGACCAGCCAGCCCGAGTGCTGGGCCCGCGCCGCGGCACAGGCGCCCCGGTTCGCGAAGGCGCTGCCGGCGCCGGGGGAGCGGGTCGCGATCGTCGGCTGCGGCACCTCGTACTTCATGGCACAGGCGGCGGCGGCCCTGCGCGAGGGCGCGGGCCGGGGCGAGAGCGACGCCTTCGCCGCCTCGGAGTTCCCCCACGGCCGGCGTTACGACCGGGTCGTCGCCCTCACCCGCTCCGGCACCACCACCGAAGTCCTCGACCTGCTGAGCCGGTTGAAGGGCCGCACCCGCACCACCGCGATCACCGCCGACCCGGACACGCCCGTGATGACGGCCGCCGACGAACTCGCCGTCCTGGACTTCGCGGACGAACGCTCCGTCGTCCAGACCCGGTTCGCGACCACGGCCCTCACCCTGCTCCGCGCCCACCTCGGGCTGCACCCCGAGGCCGCCGTCACCGACGCGCGCACCGCCCTGACGGAGCCGCTGCCCGAAGGGCTGGTGGAATGCGGGCAGTTCACCTTCCTGGGGCGCGGCTGGACGGTCGGTCTGGCCAACGAGGCCGGGCTGAAGATGCGCGAGGCCGCGCTGGCCTGGGCCGAGGCCTACCCGGCCATGGAGTACCGGCACGGCCCCATCAGCGTCAGCACCCGGTCCACGGCGACCTGGATGCTGTGCGAAGCGCCGGACGGCCTCGCCGGACAGGTGCGCGGCACGGGCGCGTTGTGGATCGCCGGGCGCCTGGACCCGCTCGCCGAACTGGTCCGTGTCCACCGGCTCGCGGTCGCCGTCGCCGCGTCCCGCGGGCTGGACCCCGACCGTCCGCGCCACCTCACGCGCTCGGTGATCCTCCCCGCAGACCAGCACTGA